One Gossypium raimondii isolate GPD5lz chromosome 3, ASM2569854v1, whole genome shotgun sequence genomic window carries:
- the LOC105795058 gene encoding non-specific lipid transfer protein GPI-anchored 31 produces MVASKFCFALSLAILSIWAVDAAQHHALAPSPSSPVDCSSLILNMADCLSFVSSGSKTSKPEGTCCSGLKTVLKAGPQCLCEAFKSSASLGVTLNVTKAMTLPAACKVSAPSATRCALSLSPTGAPGMAPSAIAGAPAAFSGGANEAAPAPSPGSSGSQVVSASMGSLILGFIIMLTSMY; encoded by the exons ATGGTAGCGTCAAAATTCTGTTTTGCTTTGTCTCTTGCTATTCTTTCAATCTGGGCCGTTGATGCTGCCCAACACCATGCTCTGGCGCCCTCTCCTTCTTCCCCCGTGGACTGCTCCTCTCTGATTCTCAACATGGCGGATTGTTTGTCCTTTGTGTCGAGCGGGAGCAAGACGTCGAAGCCTGAAGGAACCTGTTGTTCTGGCTTGAAAACTGTGTTGAAAGCTGGACCCCAATGCTTGTGTGAGGCTTTTAAGAGCAGTGCTTCTCTGGGTGTCACTTTGAATGTCACCAAGGCCATGACTTTGCCCGCTGCTTGCAAAGTCTCTGCTCCTTCTGCCACTCGGTGTGCAT tgtCTCTCAGTCCTACTGGTGCACCAG GTATGGCACCGTCAGCAATAGCAGGTGCGCCGGCAGCATTCTCAGGAGGAGCAAATGAGGCAGCACCGGCACCATCTCCCGGCAGCTCAGGCTCTCAAGTTGTTTCTGCTTCAATGGGATCTCTTATCTTAGGCTTCATAATTATGTTAACCTCTATGTACTAA